One segment of Neobacillus endophyticus DNA contains the following:
- a CDS encoding carbohydrate ABC transporter permease, translating to MKTLRYNRIAILYILPAFLLILSFVFLPIVYNLYNSMFRWSSFDAAKTFVGFNYYGRLFKDPVFYISLKNNSLYAVISLVFQVGGGLVIAAVMEDKLIRKFQPFFRTVFFIPSVISIAVVGLMWQLLYNPEIGLVNGFLHAIGHSRWAHSWLGDSNTAIFAVIFVSQWQYTGYMAMLFLISMQKIPAEYYEAAMIDGASKIKTFLKITIPQIREMILVGTVITVIGAFKVFDEVYVMTGGGPGRSTEVLGTMLYRAAFRNDEMGYASAIGTVIFIITLILSLLQMKLGKSGQEV from the coding sequence ATGAAGACACTTCGTTATAATCGGATTGCCATTCTGTATATCTTGCCAGCCTTCCTTCTGATCCTGTCATTTGTATTTCTGCCGATTGTCTATAACTTATACAATAGCATGTTCAGGTGGAGTTCTTTCGATGCTGCCAAAACCTTTGTCGGCTTCAACTATTACGGCAGGCTTTTTAAGGATCCGGTATTTTATATTTCATTGAAAAATAATTCCCTGTATGCCGTGATTTCCCTTGTATTTCAAGTGGGCGGAGGACTCGTCATCGCAGCTGTTATGGAAGATAAATTGATTAGAAAGTTTCAGCCATTTTTCCGGACTGTCTTTTTTATTCCATCGGTTATTTCCATTGCGGTTGTCGGCTTGATGTGGCAGCTCCTGTATAACCCGGAAATCGGATTGGTTAATGGCTTTCTCCATGCAATTGGCCATTCCCGCTGGGCACATTCCTGGCTGGGAGACAGTAATACCGCGATATTTGCTGTCATCTTTGTGTCCCAATGGCAGTACACCGGCTACATGGCGATGCTGTTTTTAATTTCCATGCAAAAAATCCCAGCTGAATATTACGAAGCCGCGATGATTGATGGTGCTTCCAAAATCAAAACCTTCTTGAAGATCACCATCCCGCAAATCAGGGAAATGATTCTCGTCGGTACCGTTATTACGGTGATAGGGGCCTTTAAAGTGTTTGATGAAGTCTATGTCATGACGGGCGGCGGACCGGGGCGATCGACGGAAGTTTTAGGAACAATGCTTTATCGAGCCGCGTTCCGCAATGATGAAATGGGCTATGCCTCCGCCATTGGTACCGTCATTTTTATCATTACCCTGATCCTTTCCTTACTGCAAATGAAATTAGGAAAATCAGGGCAGGAGGTGTAA
- a CDS encoding fructoselysine 6-kinase, translating into MKVIGVGDNVVDQYLYKKIMYPGGNALNFSVYAKQLGVESAYLGVFGNDLAAEHIIQTLKSLDIDLSHCRQHNGENGYAQVDLIDGDRVFIGGNGGGVQKDHPILLSEDDLAYIQNFDMAHTSIYSDIEPELPKLKRTGVLVSFDFSADYTEEILKETCQYVDVSLLSCGQLSDSEVENLLKTVHRFGSKLAIGTMGSRGSIVFDGQSFYRQEPHFVKPVDTLGAGDSFFTAFMIHYLKKEIESKELLLKRSLEEGAKFAAKTCLVDGAFGYGIPF; encoded by the coding sequence ATGAAAGTCATTGGTGTGGGCGATAATGTCGTGGATCAGTATCTTTATAAAAAAATCATGTACCCTGGCGGCAATGCCCTGAACTTTAGTGTTTATGCAAAACAGCTCGGGGTGGAATCAGCCTATCTTGGAGTTTTCGGCAATGACCTAGCGGCAGAACATATCATTCAAACACTAAAAAGCTTGGATATAGATCTTTCCCATTGCCGGCAGCATAACGGTGAAAATGGTTATGCACAAGTGGATTTGATAGACGGGGACCGCGTCTTCATCGGCGGCAACGGCGGGGGCGTTCAAAAAGACCACCCCATCCTCCTAAGCGAAGATGACTTGGCATATATACAAAATTTTGATATGGCACATACCAGCATTTATAGCGACATCGAACCCGAGCTGCCGAAACTCAAAAGGACCGGAGTTCTCGTTTCCTTTGATTTTTCAGCAGACTATACGGAAGAAATTTTAAAAGAAACCTGTCAGTATGTCGATGTCAGCCTGTTATCATGCGGGCAGCTTTCAGACTCCGAGGTGGAGAATCTATTAAAAACAGTTCACCGCTTTGGCAGTAAACTAGCCATAGGCACAATGGGCTCAAGAGGCTCCATCGTCTTTGACGGCCAGAGCTTTTACCGCCAGGAGCCGCACTTTGTCAAACCAGTCGATACACTGGGGGCTGGGGATTCTTTTTTCACAGCCTTTATGATCCATTACCTTAAAAAGGAGATAGAGTCTAAAGAGCTTCTTTTAAAAAGAAGTTTGGAAGAAGGGGCAAAATTTGCGGCAAAAACCTGCCTAGTCGATGGAGCATTTGGTTATGGGATACCATTCTAA
- a CDS encoding carbohydrate ABC transporter permease: MSAKDSPIVTTGDMKEVRLKKSKPLSTKLKDRLFQIVILIWFSIFAICIIYPIIWLGLSGLKSNSDFFLNTWSLPKEWLWSNYKEAWDAGIGQYFFNSVLVTVVSVVAVLLLGSMAAFGLSRFRFKGQNIMLFVILSGLMLAPQVSLIPLYKILQAIGLYNTYGALIVPYVAFQLPFAIFLMRSYFLSIPGELEESAIIDGCNSWRVYWNIILPMGKPIIASCALLTGMNVWNEFMFALVFVEDSSLRTIPVGLMNLRSQLDTNFGIQLAGLAVAALPMIIAYIIFQKQFVRGLSAGSVKG, translated from the coding sequence ATGAGTGCAAAAGATAGTCCCATTGTTACGACCGGCGATATGAAGGAGGTCCGCCTCAAGAAATCAAAACCTCTATCAACCAAGCTAAAAGACCGCCTTTTTCAAATCGTGATTCTTATTTGGTTTAGCATTTTTGCCATCTGCATTATCTATCCGATCATCTGGCTTGGATTAAGCGGATTAAAATCCAATAGTGATTTCTTTTTAAATACATGGTCCCTGCCGAAGGAATGGCTGTGGAGTAACTATAAAGAAGCATGGGATGCCGGAATCGGCCAATATTTTTTCAATAGTGTGCTGGTCACTGTCGTTTCAGTTGTCGCCGTTTTGCTGCTAGGCTCCATGGCAGCGTTTGGACTCAGCCGTTTTCGCTTTAAAGGACAAAATATAATGCTGTTTGTAATTTTGAGTGGTCTCATGCTGGCCCCCCAAGTCAGCCTGATACCACTTTATAAAATTCTCCAAGCAATTGGTTTATACAATACTTATGGCGCATTAATCGTTCCCTATGTGGCGTTTCAATTGCCGTTTGCCATTTTTTTAATGCGATCGTATTTCCTCTCTATCCCGGGCGAGCTCGAGGAATCGGCGATCATTGACGGATGTAATAGCTGGAGGGTCTATTGGAACATCATCTTACCTATGGGAAAACCCATCATTGCCTCCTGTGCCTTATTGACCGGCATGAACGTTTGGAATGAATTTATGTTTGCCCTTGTGTTTGTAGAGGATTCCAGCCTGAGAACCATTCCGGTAGGATTAATGAACTTAAGAAGTCAGCTGGATACTAATTTTGGAATCCAATTGGCAGGTCTGGCAGTCGCGGCACTGCCTATGATTATCGCCTATATCATTTTCCAAAAGCAATTTGTCCGAGGTTTATCTGCCGGCAGTGTAAAAGGCTGA
- a CDS encoding SIS domain-containing protein — MLKFEQDTFLEYVGKEAEAKRGEIEKIVDDISKKGYQNIFLIGSGGTIAMMYPFEFIFKSNSSLEVHAEIAAELLVMNNRHLTKDSVCIFASVTGTTKETVAAAQFCKGKGATTIGLVAKEGTPLAESVDYIISTGNEKYSFDTFFMYLQLLTLRFIHNHDEFPQYEKFAEELALLPQGMVNAIKAFDSRAEQFAIKHKDTGYHMLVGAGNLWGNTYSYAMCILEEMQWIKSKSIHAAEFFHGTLELVEEDTSVILFIGEDETRPLVERVERFAEKITKELFILDTKDYPLEGISEEFRKFFAVNLNWALTGRISVYLERERNHSLDIRRYYRKMDY, encoded by the coding sequence ATGTTAAAATTCGAGCAGGATACATTTTTGGAATACGTTGGGAAAGAGGCTGAAGCCAAAAGGGGCGAAATTGAAAAAATCGTCGACGACATCTCGAAAAAGGGCTATCAAAATATTTTCCTAATTGGATCCGGCGGCACGATCGCCATGATGTATCCTTTTGAGTTCATCTTTAAATCCAATTCCTCTTTAGAAGTGCATGCGGAAATTGCAGCGGAATTGCTAGTCATGAACAATCGACATCTGACAAAGGATTCGGTTTGTATTTTCGCATCCGTTACGGGGACGACAAAAGAAACGGTGGCCGCAGCCCAGTTCTGTAAAGGAAAAGGGGCAACAACCATCGGATTGGTGGCAAAGGAAGGCACCCCATTGGCAGAATCAGTGGATTACATCATCTCAACAGGGAATGAAAAATATTCATTTGATACGTTTTTTATGTACTTACAATTGCTTACACTCCGCTTTATTCATAACCATGATGAATTTCCGCAATATGAGAAATTCGCAGAGGAACTGGCCCTGTTGCCACAAGGAATGGTCAACGCGATAAAAGCTTTTGACTCACGGGCAGAGCAATTTGCCATTAAGCATAAGGATACAGGATACCATATGTTAGTCGGTGCCGGAAACCTGTGGGGAAATACGTATTCTTATGCGATGTGCATCTTAGAAGAGATGCAATGGATTAAATCCAAATCCATTCATGCGGCTGAATTCTTTCACGGGACACTAGAGCTTGTAGAGGAAGATACGAGTGTGATCCTCTTTATAGGCGAAGACGAAACCCGTCCATTGGTGGAACGCGTGGAACGTTTTGCTGAAAAGATTACGAAAGAGCTTTTTATCCTTGATACAAAGGATTACCCATTGGAAGGCATCAGTGAAGAATTTAGAAAGTTCTTTGCTGTTAACCTGAACTGGGCTTTAACAGGTCGAATCAGCGTCTATCTCGAGCGTGAAAGAAACCATTCACTCGATATCAGAAGATACTATCGAAAAATGGATTATTAA
- a CDS encoding ABC transporter substrate-binding protein: protein MSKKTKLLFVAMLLFALVLAGCSSSSSTTEEGSGKIVLKFLHKWPEPENHPYFDQVVKEFEKQHPNIVIKTDAIADGPIKDKLRVILGGNDVPDIFFSWSGEFARKFVRAGAALDLTPYLNKDTAWRDSFIPSSLQPFQTDGKNYGIPLDLDAKYFVYNKSIFKKYNLQEPKTWDEFLQELDTLKQNGVTPIIFGNQDPWAAIHYLTGFNQKLVPQDVRMKDYNPKTGEFTDPGYVQALQMFVDLNKKGYFMKNANSTSHDMAKQLFFAGKGAMFYLELVEFPDVEKAMKGNWGFFPMPAITGGKGDQSMITGAPDGFLVSSKTKHPKEAIEFLKFLTSKENGSKLTTQLGWPSPVKGATTAQNAIKQVAEGVDGLNKADGMAIWLDTDVNAKVADSYLSNAQLLLDGTKKPEQVMKEIQKVAKQVQSESE, encoded by the coding sequence ATGAGTAAAAAGACAAAGTTGTTATTTGTGGCTATGTTACTATTTGCTCTCGTATTAGCAGGATGTTCGAGCTCTTCTTCAACCACTGAAGAAGGATCAGGCAAAATTGTCTTAAAGTTCTTGCATAAGTGGCCAGAGCCAGAAAATCATCCCTATTTTGACCAAGTGGTAAAAGAATTTGAAAAACAGCATCCGAATATTGTGATAAAAACAGATGCTATTGCCGATGGACCAATCAAGGATAAACTTCGCGTCATTCTTGGCGGCAATGATGTACCAGATATCTTCTTTTCCTGGTCAGGGGAATTTGCGAGGAAATTTGTTCGTGCAGGTGCAGCTTTGGATTTAACCCCTTATTTAAATAAAGATACGGCCTGGAGAGATAGTTTTATCCCGTCATCCCTTCAGCCATTCCAAACGGATGGAAAGAACTATGGAATTCCTTTGGACCTCGATGCAAAGTACTTTGTTTACAACAAATCAATCTTTAAGAAATATAACCTCCAAGAACCCAAAACATGGGATGAATTTCTCCAAGAATTAGATACCTTAAAGCAAAATGGCGTCACACCGATTATCTTTGGTAACCAAGATCCGTGGGCTGCGATTCATTACCTGACAGGGTTTAACCAAAAATTAGTTCCTCAGGATGTCAGAATGAAGGACTATAACCCGAAAACAGGAGAATTCACGGATCCAGGATATGTGCAAGCTTTGCAAATGTTTGTCGATTTAAATAAAAAAGGTTATTTCATGAAAAATGCGAACTCTACATCACACGATATGGCAAAGCAATTATTCTTTGCGGGAAAAGGGGCCATGTTCTATCTTGAGCTCGTAGAGTTCCCGGATGTAGAAAAGGCGATGAAAGGAAATTGGGGCTTCTTCCCGATGCCGGCCATTACGGGAGGTAAAGGGGATCAAAGTATGATCACGGGTGCACCAGATGGGTTCCTTGTTTCCTCCAAAACAAAGCATCCAAAAGAAGCGATAGAGTTTCTGAAATTTTTAACAAGCAAAGAAAATGGCAGCAAGTTGACCACACAACTTGGCTGGCCAAGTCCAGTGAAAGGCGCGACAACAGCGCAAAACGCGATAAAACAAGTAGCTGAAGGTGTTGATGGCTTGAATAAAGCAGACGGTATGGCTATTTGGCTTGATACGGATGTGAATGCAAAGGTGGCAGATTCCTATTTATCCAATGCTCAGCTGCTGCTTGATGGGACGAAGAAACCGGAACAAGTTATGAAAGAGATTCAAAAAGTAGCAAAACAAGTACAAAGTGAAAGTGAGTAA
- a CDS encoding DUF1835 domain-containing protein: MKTREQFPYIYFFMEPNVVFVYKIETKRYLNVTDLYRFGEWQTYELHHKEEFQTFHHEEWEPLVGRGYFINGNDQRLMVQKINELIQKHKKRDNLPVHIVSSQTAAGSVRVGMERPNKVIGFDGYFSIGPLRQLDHQIGRNNRFEWFNENINLESDDYYYENHFSNTLLEIEDIPEDVPIYLWTGNNSDEQTSLRFILHLLKDKTNDVILLNVTEISNELGACQVSELHPEQLKLLFEKGKAAKLLSNDERVHLQNDWEALAQTTSLLRVWRNGRIEEVEESYYDPHILRAIDQIHRKEGKKDFIRAGKVILEVKYSVDEPVFDVFLEYRLRYLIYTGVLELKGIPKSMRHYFVKVQE, translated from the coding sequence ATGAAAACGAGAGAGCAGTTCCCGTATATTTATTTTTTTATGGAACCGAACGTCGTATTTGTTTATAAAATTGAAACGAAAAGGTACTTAAACGTAACTGATCTATACCGATTTGGGGAATGGCAAACGTATGAATTACATCATAAAGAAGAATTCCAGACCTTTCATCACGAAGAATGGGAGCCGTTGGTAGGGCGGGGCTATTTTATAAATGGGAATGACCAGAGACTTATGGTCCAAAAAATCAATGAACTGATTCAAAAGCATAAGAAGCGGGATAACCTCCCTGTACATATTGTTTCGTCTCAAACTGCAGCTGGATCCGTAAGGGTTGGAATGGAACGGCCTAATAAAGTGATCGGTTTTGACGGCTATTTTTCAATAGGGCCATTAAGACAGCTGGACCATCAAATTGGGCGAAATAATCGGTTCGAATGGTTCAATGAAAATATCAATTTAGAGTCAGATGATTATTATTATGAAAATCATTTTTCTAATACGCTTTTGGAGATAGAGGATATACCAGAGGATGTGCCGATCTATCTATGGACCGGAAATAATAGCGATGAACAAACCAGCCTGCGTTTTATCCTTCATTTATTAAAGGATAAAACAAACGATGTCATTTTATTAAATGTTACAGAAATTTCTAATGAGCTTGGAGCTTGTCAGGTTAGTGAGTTGCATCCGGAACAGTTAAAACTTCTATTTGAAAAAGGCAAAGCAGCTAAACTATTATCGAATGATGAGCGGGTTCATTTGCAGAATGACTGGGAGGCATTGGCGCAAACAACTAGCCTTCTACGGGTGTGGCGCAATGGAAGGATAGAAGAGGTGGAAGAGTCGTATTATGACCCGCACATTTTGAGGGCCATTGATCAAATTCATCGTAAGGAAGGTAAGAAGGACTTTATTAGGGCAGGCAAGGTGATTTTGGAGGTCAAGTACTCAGTAGATGAGCCCGTTTTTGATGTCTTTTTGGAATATCGGCTCAGGTATTTAATTTATACCGGTGTTTTGGAATTAAAAGGAATCCCGAAATCGATGAGACATTATTTTGTTAAAGTACAGGAATAA
- a CDS encoding GntR family transcriptional regulator, whose protein sequence is MSRMMRDEEAIPFYKQLKEKIMDDIEMGKLKHGDKLPSERELAEQYGISRMTARHTLSILEREGVVERRVGAGTFVANHKIEMDFITFNSFTRNMLNKGLIPSTQVLSIKRIEAKPVLANKLKLPPSEEMIVIKRLRLVNNMPVSIEESFLPVKLVPNIEHHIMNDVSLYQILENVYGIQLVRAKEHMHVTLSDEEDSKLLKIRSESPCIFQESVAFDRNEREIEFSTSLTRSDIVRFYSELNLK, encoded by the coding sequence ATGAGTAGAATGATGAGAGATGAAGAGGCGATTCCTTTTTATAAGCAATTAAAGGAAAAAATCATGGATGATATTGAAATGGGGAAATTGAAACATGGAGACAAATTGCCCTCAGAAAGAGAGCTAGCCGAACAGTATGGAATAAGCCGAATGACGGCCAGGCACACCTTGTCCATTTTAGAAAGGGAAGGTGTGGTGGAGCGGCGGGTTGGCGCTGGAACATTTGTTGCCAATCATAAAATAGAAATGGATTTTATTACCTTCAACAGTTTTACAAGAAATATGCTGAACAAAGGGCTCATTCCAAGCACCCAAGTCCTTTCGATCAAAAGAATAGAAGCCAAACCGGTGTTAGCCAATAAATTGAAGCTTCCTCCCAGTGAAGAGATGATCGTCATCAAAAGGCTGCGATTAGTCAATAACATGCCAGTTTCCATCGAGGAATCTTTTCTTCCTGTCAAGCTTGTGCCAAACATTGAACATCATATCATGAACGATGTTTCGTTGTATCAAATATTAGAAAACGTTTATGGCATCCAACTGGTCAGAGCTAAAGAGCACATGCATGTGACCTTATCGGATGAAGAAGACAGCAAGCTGCTTAAGATCCGTTCGGAAAGTCCGTGCATCTTTCAGGAGTCTGTGGCTTTTGACCGTAACGAGCGGGAAATTGAATTTTCCACTTCGCTGACCCGAAGCGATATTGTGAGATTTTATTCGGAACTGAATTTGAAATAA
- a CDS encoding SIS domain-containing protein, with translation MLADVQKALDVIKQRELDRVFFVACGGSSSLMYTSQYVMDRESTAIDAYLYSSNEFVHCSPKKLNEKSLVILCSHYGKTPETVEAARFAREKGALTVSLTFDPESPLSQVSEHVIVYEDGKNSDFANESPAVMLELVFGLLAAREGNGKFNEIVSSLENLRPILNKAKEKTLADAKAFADSYKSEKIIYTMASGANYGIAYWFAICLLMEMQWIHSHALHAGEYFHGPFEVLDEDVPIIQLLGLDETRPLEERSLEFTQRYGKRIIVLDAKDFDLTGVAERVQGYIAPLVLQAVLRQYAEELATARQHPLSTRRYMWKVAY, from the coding sequence ATGTTAGCAGATGTGCAAAAAGCGCTAGATGTAATAAAACAACGGGAACTGGACCGAGTTTTTTTTGTTGCCTGCGGCGGTTCGTCATCACTCATGTATACGAGCCAGTATGTAATGGATCGTGAGAGCACAGCTATTGATGCCTACCTTTATAGCTCTAACGAGTTTGTGCATTGCAGCCCTAAGAAATTAAATGAAAAATCTCTTGTTATTTTATGCTCCCATTACGGGAAGACACCTGAAACCGTGGAAGCGGCCCGTTTTGCTCGCGAAAAGGGAGCCTTAACGGTCTCGCTTACCTTTGACCCGGAATCACCTCTTTCACAGGTTTCTGAGCATGTGATTGTGTATGAAGACGGAAAAAACAGCGATTTTGCCAATGAATCACCTGCTGTCATGCTGGAGCTTGTATTTGGACTTCTGGCAGCGAGAGAGGGGAATGGAAAATTCAACGAAATCGTGTCTTCATTGGAAAATCTGCGCCCCATTTTAAATAAAGCAAAAGAAAAAACGCTAGCTGATGCCAAGGCATTTGCGGATTCCTATAAAAGCGAAAAAATCATTTATACGATGGCCAGCGGCGCCAATTATGGAATTGCCTATTGGTTTGCCATTTGTCTGCTGATGGAAATGCAATGGATTCACTCCCATGCTCTTCATGCAGGTGAGTACTTCCATGGTCCGTTTGAGGTTTTGGATGAGGATGTACCGATCATTCAGCTCTTAGGACTGGATGAAACCCGGCCATTGGAAGAGCGTTCATTGGAGTTCACCCAAAGGTATGGAAAAAGAATCATCGTTCTGGATGCGAAGGATTTTGATTTAACGGGTGTTGCCGAACGGGTACAAGGGTATATCGCTCCGTTAGTACTGCAGGCAGTGCTCCGGCAATATGCCGAAGAATTGGCCACAGCGCGCCAGCACCCGCTGAGCACGAGAAGATACATGTGGAAGGTAGCTTACTAG